In the Desulfatiglans anilini DSM 4660 genome, one interval contains:
- the pstB gene encoding phosphate ABC transporter ATP-binding protein PstB — translation MKNQAALPFRGKSDQGPATANETPDPKAFRTIGDIHVPNPRMTCRDVDVYYGSKQAIFNVSLDIGRNEVIAMIGPSGCGKSTFLRCLNRMNDTIEGCRVTGDIRLDETDIYDPALDVVPLRAQVGMVFQKPNPFPKSIYDNVAYGPKIHGLAEKRVELDEIVETALQKAGLWEEVKDRLDQPGTGLSGGQQQRLCIARTIAVSPEVILMDEPCSALDPIATARIEDLIDELRSHYTIAIVTHSMQQASRISQRTAYFHLGYLVEIGTTPEMFTKPKHRLTEDYITGRFG, via the coding sequence ATGAAGAACCAGGCCGCCCTGCCGTTCCGGGGAAAAAGCGACCAAGGGCCTGCAACGGCAAACGAGACCCCGGACCCAAAGGCGTTCCGCACCATTGGGGACATTCACGTGCCGAACCCGCGCATGACCTGTCGGGATGTGGATGTGTATTACGGGTCAAAACAGGCCATCTTCAACGTCTCCCTCGACATTGGCCGCAACGAAGTGATCGCGATGATCGGGCCGTCCGGCTGCGGCAAATCCACGTTTCTGCGCTGCCTGAATCGGATGAACGACACGATCGAAGGCTGCCGTGTCACGGGGGACATCCGGCTCGACGAAACGGATATCTACGATCCCGCTTTGGACGTGGTTCCTTTGCGTGCACAGGTCGGGATGGTCTTTCAAAAACCGAACCCTTTCCCCAAATCCATCTACGACAACGTGGCCTATGGGCCCAAGATCCACGGCCTGGCGGAAAAGCGGGTGGAACTCGACGAGATCGTCGAGACGGCGCTCCAAAAGGCGGGTCTCTGGGAGGAGGTGAAAGACCGCCTCGACCAGCCTGGAACCGGGCTTTCTGGCGGGCAGCAGCAGCGGCTGTGCATAGCCAGAACGATCGCGGTGAGCCCGGAGGTCATCCTGATGGATGAACCCTGCTCCGCCCTGGATCCCATCGCGACCGCCCGCATCGAAGATCTGATCGATGAGTTGCGCAGCCATTACACCATCGCCATAGTGACCCATTCCATGCAGCAGGCATCCCGCATCTCGCAGCGCACCGCCTACTTTCACCTCGGATATCTGGTCGAGATCGGTACCACCCCTGAGATGTTCACCAAGCCCAAACACCGGCTCACCGAAGACTACATCACGGGCCGCTTCGGCTGA
- the phoU gene encoding phosphate signaling complex protein PhoU, translated as MEKRHIVKAYDRELELLKSKVLEMGQACGRQLAGAIEAFKHRDTDLAGRIFRADAGINALESEIDAFTVHLLAKRQPMAVDLRQIIGALKIAGDLERVADYAANIARHLFEFNGLNVQAPLQTILEMAETGLTMLHDVLRAYAELDVFQAIEVWHRDQRIDQAYSGLLTELRGVMSEDPESIKACTTLLFIAKCCERIGDHLMNVAENVHFISVGTPYHGEGQG; from the coding sequence ATGGAAAAACGACATATCGTCAAGGCATACGACAGAGAACTCGAACTGCTGAAATCGAAGGTCCTTGAAATGGGCCAGGCCTGCGGGCGACAGCTCGCAGGCGCGATCGAGGCCTTCAAACACCGCGATACGGATCTGGCCGGCAGGATCTTTCGAGCGGACGCGGGCATCAACGCCCTGGAAAGCGAGATCGACGCGTTCACCGTGCACTTGTTGGCCAAACGGCAGCCCATGGCCGTCGATCTGCGGCAGATCATCGGTGCGCTGAAAATCGCGGGAGATCTCGAACGGGTCGCTGACTACGCCGCCAATATCGCCCGGCACCTTTTCGAATTCAATGGCCTGAACGTCCAGGCGCCGCTTCAAACGATCTTAGAAATGGCAGAGACGGGCTTGACCATGCTGCATGATGTGCTTCGCGCCTACGCTGAGCTGGATGTCTTTCAAGCCATCGAGGTATGGCACCGGGACCAGCGCATAGACCAGGCCTACTCCGGCCTCCTCACGGAGCTTCGTGGAGTGATGTCGGAGGATCCGGAGAGTATCAAGGCCTGCACGACCCTCCTTTTTATCGCTAAATGCTGCGAGCGGATCGGCGACCACCTCATGAATGTCGCCGAAAACGTGCACTTTATATCGGTCGGAACCCCGTACCACGGCGAGGGTCAGGGATGA